One stretch of Amycolatopsis tolypomycina DNA includes these proteins:
- the treS gene encoding maltose alpha-D-glucosyltransferase, which produces MADEARPDAALSGLEGVPHTGEAMTADGMLVEPQAGDFRSAQQAPSNPAWFKGAVFYEVLVRAFADSNGDGTGDLRGLAGRLDYLAWLGIDCLWLPPFYASPLRDGGYDISDFRAVLPEFGSVEDFVFLLNEAHRRGIRVITDLVLNHTSDAHPWFQQSRSEPDGPYGDYYVWSDDDSRYADARIIFVDTETSNWTYDPVRGQFYWHRFFSHQPDLNYENVDVQNAMIDVLRFWLDLGIDGFRLDAVPYLFEQEGTNCENLPRTHEFLKRCRKVVDDEYPGRILLAEANQWPSDVVEYFGDPAVGGDECHMAFHFPLMPRIFMAVRRESRFPISEILDQTPEIPSGTQWGIFLRNHDELTLEMVTDEERDYMYAEYAKDPRMKANIGIRRRLAPLLDNDRNQQELFTAMLLSLPGSPVLYYGDEIGMGDNIWLGDRDAVRTPMQWTPDRNAGFSSCDPGRIYLPVIMDPVYGYQGLNVEAQSNNDASLLNWTRRMIEVRKQHHAFAEGEFVDLGGSNPSVLAYKRQWRRPDGGEDVVLCVNNLSRFPQPVELDLSAHRGCTPVELTGGVRFPSIGELSYLLTLPGHGFYWFQLTSTGDEGEAR; this is translated from the coding sequence ATGGCGGATGAGGCCCGGCCCGACGCGGCGTTGTCGGGGCTGGAGGGCGTGCCGCACACCGGCGAGGCGATGACCGCCGACGGCATGCTCGTGGAACCGCAGGCCGGGGACTTCCGGTCGGCGCAGCAGGCGCCGAGCAACCCGGCGTGGTTCAAGGGCGCGGTGTTCTACGAAGTGCTGGTGCGCGCGTTCGCCGACTCCAACGGCGACGGCACCGGCGACCTGCGCGGCCTGGCCGGGAGACTCGACTACCTGGCCTGGCTCGGCATCGACTGCCTGTGGCTGCCACCGTTCTACGCCTCGCCGCTGCGCGACGGCGGGTACGACATCAGCGACTTCCGCGCGGTGCTGCCGGAGTTCGGCAGCGTCGAGGACTTCGTCTTCCTGCTCAACGAGGCGCACCGGCGCGGCATCCGGGTGATCACCGACCTGGTGCTCAACCACACCTCGGACGCGCACCCGTGGTTCCAGCAGTCCCGCAGCGAGCCCGACGGCCCGTACGGCGACTACTACGTGTGGAGCGACGACGACTCCCGCTACGCCGACGCGCGGATCATCTTCGTCGACACCGAGACGTCGAACTGGACCTACGACCCGGTCCGCGGCCAGTTCTACTGGCACCGGTTCTTCTCCCACCAGCCCGACCTGAACTACGAGAACGTCGACGTCCAGAACGCGATGATCGACGTCCTGCGGTTCTGGCTCGACCTGGGCATCGACGGCTTCCGCCTGGACGCCGTGCCGTACCTGTTCGAGCAGGAGGGCACCAACTGCGAGAACCTGCCGCGCACGCACGAGTTCCTCAAGCGCTGCCGCAAGGTCGTCGACGACGAGTACCCGGGCCGGATCCTGCTCGCCGAGGCCAACCAGTGGCCGTCGGACGTCGTCGAGTACTTCGGCGACCCGGCCGTCGGCGGCGACGAGTGCCACATGGCGTTCCACTTCCCGCTGATGCCGCGGATCTTCATGGCGGTGCGGCGCGAGTCGCGGTTCCCGATCTCGGAGATCCTCGACCAGACCCCGGAGATCCCCAGCGGCACGCAGTGGGGCATCTTCCTGCGCAACCACGACGAGCTGACCCTCGAGATGGTCACCGACGAAGAGCGCGACTACATGTACGCGGAGTACGCCAAGGACCCGCGCATGAAGGCCAACATCGGCATCCGCCGTCGGCTCGCGCCGCTGCTGGACAACGACCGCAACCAGCAGGAGCTGTTCACCGCGATGCTGCTGTCCCTGCCGGGATCGCCCGTTCTGTACTACGGTGACGAGATAGGCATGGGAGACAACATCTGGCTCGGCGACCGCGACGCGGTCCGCACCCCCATGCAGTGGACCCCGGACCGCAACGCCGGGTTCTCCTCCTGCGACCCGGGCCGGATCTACCTGCCGGTGATCATGGACCCGGTGTACGGCTACCAGGGCCTGAACGTCGAGGCGCAGTCGAACAACGACGCCTCGCTGCTCAACTGGACCCGCCGGATGATCGAGGTGCGCAAGCAGCACCACGCGTTCGCCGAGGGCGAGTTCGTCGACCTCGGCGGGTCCAACCCGAGCGTGCTGGCCTACAAGCGCCAGTGGCGGCGCCCGGACGGCGGCGAGGACGTCGTGCTCTGCGTGAACAACCTCTCCCGGTTCCCGCAGCCGGTGGAACTGGACCTGTCCGCGCACCGCGGGTGCACGCCGGTGGAGCTCACCGGCGGCGTGCGGTTCCCGAGCATCGGCGAGCTGTCGTACCTGCTGACGCTGCCCGGGCACGGCTTCTACTGGTTCCAGCTGACGAGCACGGGAGACGAAGGCGAAGCGAGGTGA
- a CDS encoding maltokinase N-terminal cap-like domain-containing protein — MSDPRELVDDLTGDLKRWLPEQRWFAGKDRPVTGVRPLGVTELVSGDPQLLHVVVEVAQDDRREPYQLLVGRRTHPPEIASTSWIGAVGDLNAYEASGDLDVTGVLLDLMARDETVGSLVFEHEPGVELETGLRARPITSEQSNTSLVYAGQYILKLFRKLTPGKNKDLLLHRALQAVDSKHIAPVLGSITGDLDGEPTTVGMLQQFVSDAVDGWAMATTSVRDLMAAPELHAAEVGGDFAGEAERLGRAVAEVHADLAEALGTEAVDADELERSAKAMLDRLDTIAGRVPELAQHAPKLRAAYEKLRTLPTGSVAMQYIHGDLHLGQVLRTVGGWLLIDFEGEPAAPVEERHALRSPLRDVAGMLRSFDYAAQQMLVGQPDDPALAERAHEWSERNRTAFCEGYAAIAADPRDQGELLRAFELDKAVYEVGYEHANRPDWLGVPLASIARITSGGTTP; from the coding sequence TTGTCCGACCCGCGCGAGCTGGTCGACGACCTGACCGGCGACCTGAAGCGCTGGCTGCCGGAACAGCGCTGGTTCGCCGGCAAGGACCGGCCGGTGACCGGCGTCCGGCCGCTCGGCGTGACCGAGCTGGTGTCCGGCGACCCGCAGCTGCTGCACGTCGTCGTCGAGGTCGCCCAGGACGACCGGCGCGAGCCCTACCAGCTGCTGGTGGGCCGGCGGACGCACCCGCCGGAGATCGCGTCGACCAGCTGGATCGGGGCCGTCGGCGACCTCAACGCCTACGAGGCGTCCGGTGACCTGGACGTCACCGGTGTGCTGCTGGACCTGATGGCCCGCGACGAGACCGTCGGCTCGCTGGTCTTCGAGCACGAGCCGGGGGTGGAGCTGGAGACCGGCCTGCGGGCCCGGCCGATCACCTCCGAGCAGAGCAACACCTCCCTGGTCTACGCCGGGCAGTACATCCTCAAGCTGTTCCGGAAGCTGACCCCGGGCAAGAACAAGGACCTGCTGCTGCACCGCGCGCTGCAGGCGGTGGACAGCAAGCACATCGCGCCCGTGCTCGGCTCGATCACCGGCGACCTCGACGGCGAGCCGACCACCGTCGGCATGCTCCAGCAGTTCGTCTCGGACGCGGTCGACGGCTGGGCGATGGCCACCACCAGCGTCCGCGACCTGATGGCCGCACCGGAACTGCACGCCGCGGAGGTCGGCGGCGACTTCGCCGGCGAGGCGGAGCGGCTCGGGCGGGCCGTCGCCGAGGTGCACGCGGACCTGGCCGAGGCACTCGGCACGGAGGCCGTCGACGCCGACGAGCTCGAGCGGTCGGCGAAGGCGATGCTCGACCGGCTCGACACGATCGCCGGCCGGGTCCCGGAGCTGGCCCAGCACGCCCCGAAGCTGCGAGCGGCGTACGAGAAGCTGCGCACGCTGCCCACCGGCTCGGTGGCCATGCAGTACATCCACGGCGACCTGCACCTCGGCCAGGTGCTGCGGACCGTCGGCGGCTGGCTGCTGATCGACTTCGAGGGCGAGCCGGCGGCCCCGGTGGAGGAGCGGCACGCGCTCCGGTCGCCGTTGCGCGACGTCGCGGGCATGCTGAGGTCGTTCGACTACGCGGCCCAGCAGATGCTGGTCGGCCAGCCGGACGACCCGGCGCTGGCCGAGCGCGCCCACGAGTGGTCGGAGCGCAACCGGACGGCGTTCTGCGAGGGGTACGCCGCGATCGCGGCCGACCCGCGCGACCAGGGCGAGCTGCTGCGCGCCTTCGAACTCGACAAGGCGGTCTACGAGGTGGGCTACGAACACGCGAACCGGCCGGACTGGCTGGGCGTGCCGCTCGCCTCGATCGCCCGGATCACCAGCGGAGGGACGACACCGTGA